From the Pseudoroseomonas cervicalis genome, one window contains:
- a CDS encoding ABC transporter permease, with amino-acid sequence MELLDTILPVLAATLRLAVPLLLAALAGLFSERAGIIDVGLEGKMLVAAFAAAATAALTGQALAGLAAGILASCALGLLHGLACITFRGSQVVSGMAINILASGLTATLALAWFGMGGQTPPLPAAARFLPLALPGGAALAEIPLLGRLSTGLLGGQSALAWLAFALVPLSGFLLYRTRFGLRLRAAGEHPAAVDSAGLSVAGLRYAGVMIAALLCGLAGAYIATAQGAGFSREMTAGRGYIALAAMILGGWRPGRVLLTCLLFGLLDAVAIRMTGVVLPGIGAFPVQAIQALPYLLTVVLLAGFMGRALPPRAAGQPYVKER; translated from the coding sequence ATGGAGCTGCTCGACACCATCCTGCCGGTGCTGGCGGCGACGCTGCGCCTGGCAGTGCCGCTGCTGCTGGCGGCGCTGGCCGGGCTGTTCTCCGAGCGCGCCGGCATCATCGATGTTGGGCTGGAGGGCAAGATGCTGGTGGCCGCCTTCGCCGCCGCCGCCACCGCCGCCCTCACCGGCCAGGCGCTGGCCGGGCTGGCGGCGGGCATCCTGGCCTCCTGCGCGCTGGGCCTGCTGCATGGGCTGGCCTGCATCACCTTCCGCGGCAGCCAGGTGGTCTCCGGCATGGCGATCAACATCCTGGCTTCCGGCCTGACGGCGACGCTGGCGCTGGCCTGGTTCGGCATGGGCGGGCAGACCCCGCCCTTGCCGGCGGCGGCGCGCTTCCTGCCGCTGGCCCTGCCGGGCGGCGCGGCGCTGGCCGAGATCCCGCTGCTGGGCCGGCTCTCCACCGGGCTGCTGGGTGGGCAGAGCGCGCTGGCCTGGCTGGCCTTCGCCCTGGTGCCGCTCTCCGGTTTCCTGCTGTACCGCACCCGCTTCGGGCTGCGGCTGCGCGCGGCGGGGGAGCATCCGGCGGCGGTGGACAGCGCCGGCCTGTCGGTGGCCGGGCTGCGCTATGCCGGGGTGATGATCGCGGCGCTGCTCTGCGGCCTGGCCGGCGCCTATATCGCCACCGCCCAGGGCGCTGGCTTCTCGCGCGAGATGACGGCCGGGCGCGGCTACATCGCCCTGGCGGCGATGATCCTGGGCGGCTGGCGGCCGGGGCGCGTCCTGCTCACCTGCCTGCTCTTCGGCCTGCTGGACGCGGTGGCGATCCGCATGACCGGCGTGGTGCTGCCCGGCATCGGCGCCTTTCCGGTGCAGGCGATCCAGGCGCTGCCCTATCTGCTGACCGTGGTGCTGCTGGCCGGCTTCATGGGGCGTGCCCTGCCGCCCCGCGCCGCCGG
- a CDS encoding ABC transporter permease, with product MSGAPSSPGLLPRWAELALLPLLNLALALGLAALLVWALGSDPWAALKALAVGSLGSADALGYTLYYATNMAFTGLAVAVAFQGGLFNIGAEGQAYLGGLGIALVALNLGGLPAWLLVPLAILGGAGFGAAWGAIPGWLQARRGSHIVITTIMFNFLAAALMVYLVVNLLIAPGSMAPETPRFPPAADLPGLAAFGFPSSAPVNLALPLALLAALGVWLLVWRRPWGFGLRMLGESAEVARYAGLDQGRVIIQAMALSGALAAGVAVNELLGAQHKLLLAFTGGYGFTGIAVALMGRNHPLGVLLAALLFGALTQGGAELAFELPEVPAEIVVLIQGLVILLTGALGNMLRQPLARLLRPRALAGG from the coding sequence ATGAGCGGGGCCCCTTCCTCGCCCGGCCTGCTGCCCCGCTGGGCCGAGCTGGCCCTGCTGCCGCTGCTGAACCTGGCGCTGGCGCTGGGCCTGGCCGCGCTGCTGGTCTGGGCGCTGGGCAGCGACCCCTGGGCGGCGCTGAAGGCGCTGGCGGTGGGCAGCCTCGGCTCGGCCGACGCGCTGGGCTACACCCTCTACTACGCCACCAACATGGCCTTCACCGGGCTTGCCGTCGCCGTCGCCTTCCAGGGCGGGCTGTTCAACATCGGGGCGGAGGGGCAGGCCTATCTGGGCGGGCTCGGCATCGCCCTGGTGGCGCTGAACCTGGGCGGGCTGCCGGCCTGGCTGCTGGTGCCGCTGGCCATCCTGGGCGGCGCGGGCTTCGGCGCGGCCTGGGGCGCCATTCCCGGCTGGCTGCAGGCGCGGCGCGGCAGCCACATCGTCATCACCACCATCATGTTCAATTTCCTGGCCGCGGCGCTGATGGTCTATCTGGTGGTGAACCTGCTGATCGCGCCCGGCTCCATGGCGCCGGAGACGCCGCGCTTCCCGCCGGCCGCCGACCTGCCCGGCCTTGCCGCCTTCGGCTTCCCCAGCTCCGCCCCGGTCAATCTGGCGCTGCCCCTGGCGCTGCTGGCGGCGCTCGGCGTCTGGCTGCTGGTCTGGCGCCGGCCCTGGGGCTTCGGCCTGCGCATGCTGGGCGAAAGCGCCGAGGTGGCGCGCTATGCCGGGCTCGACCAGGGGCGGGTGATCATCCAGGCCATGGCGCTGTCCGGCGCCCTGGCCGCCGGCGTCGCGGTGAACGAGCTGCTCGGCGCGCAGCACAAGCTGCTGCTGGCCTTCACCGGCGGCTATGGCTTCACCGGCATCGCCGTGGCGCTGATGGGGCGCAACCACCCGCTCGGCGTGCTGCTGGCGGCGCTGCTCTTCGGCGCGCTGACCCAGGGCGGCGCCGAGCTGGCCTTCGAGCTGCCCGAGGTGCCGGCCGAGATCGTCGTGCTGATCCAGGGGCTGGTCATCCTGCTGACCGGGGCGCTCGGCAACATGCTGCGCCAGCCTCTGGCGCGGCTGCTGCGGCCGCGCGCCTTGGCGGGGGGCTGA
- a CDS encoding ABC transporter ATP-binding protein encodes MPQQDSVPPAFALRGIDKRFGAVHANVAVDLDIHRGSIHGIIGENGAGKSTLMAILHGFHQADAGRILIDGREVAIRDSRDAIRLGIEMVHQHFMLVERFTVLENVMLGAEGGVLLARGAKRAREALRRLGADYGLSVDPDAVVGELPVGAQQRVEILKALYRGAELLILDEPTGVLTPQEAEDLFRVLRALRDQGRTVLLVTHKLREIMAVTDRVSVMRGGRMVAHRDTAATSPAELGELMIGRRLAAPAPRAARPPGPVLLQAEALSVRDAAGVERVKRVSLALRGGEVLGIAGIAGNGQSELLEALSGMRAPSGGRILLGGRPVFPGPRFGAAALRRQGLAHVPEDRLRSGLLRRWSAADNALIGHQRDPAWRRLGLLSPRAIAAHAARLMHDYDVRPRVTWLRAGLFSGGNQQKLVLGREMERDPAVLLVGQPTRGVDIGGIDAIHRRILACRAAGKAVLLVSVELEEILALADRILVMFDGRAMGELPVAEADERRLGLMMAGLAAEAA; translated from the coding sequence ATGCCGCAGCAGGACAGCGTGCCGCCGGCCTTCGCGCTGCGCGGCATCGACAAGCGCTTCGGCGCGGTGCACGCCAATGTCGCGGTGGATCTCGACATCCATCGCGGCAGCATCCACGGCATCATCGGCGAGAACGGCGCCGGCAAGTCGACGCTGATGGCGATCCTGCACGGCTTCCACCAGGCCGATGCCGGGCGCATCCTGATCGATGGCCGCGAGGTCGCGATCCGCGACAGCCGCGACGCCATCCGCCTCGGCATCGAGATGGTGCACCAGCATTTCATGCTGGTGGAGCGCTTCACCGTGCTGGAGAACGTCATGCTGGGCGCCGAGGGCGGCGTGCTGCTGGCGCGGGGCGCGAAGCGGGCGCGGGAGGCGCTGCGGCGGCTCGGCGCCGATTATGGCCTGTCGGTCGACCCGGATGCGGTGGTGGGGGAGCTGCCGGTCGGCGCGCAGCAGCGCGTCGAGATCCTGAAGGCGCTGTATCGCGGCGCCGAGCTGCTGATCCTGGACGAGCCCACCGGCGTGCTGACGCCGCAGGAGGCGGAGGATCTGTTCCGCGTGCTGCGCGCCCTGCGCGACCAGGGCCGCACCGTGCTGCTGGTCACCCACAAGCTGCGCGAGATCATGGCGGTGACCGACCGCGTCTCGGTGATGCGGGGCGGGCGGATGGTGGCGCATCGCGACACCGCCGCGACCTCGCCGGCGGAGCTCGGCGAGCTGATGATCGGCCGCCGCCTGGCCGCGCCCGCGCCGCGCGCCGCCCGGCCGCCCGGCCCGGTGCTGCTGCAGGCCGAGGCGCTGTCGGTGCGCGACGCCGCCGGGGTGGAGCGGGTGAAGCGCGTCAGCCTTGCCTTGCGCGGCGGCGAGGTGCTGGGCATCGCCGGCATCGCCGGCAATGGCCAGAGCGAGCTGCTGGAGGCGCTCTCCGGCATGCGGGCGCCGAGCGGCGGGCGCATCCTGCTCGGCGGGCGGCCGGTGTTTCCGGGCCCCCGCTTCGGCGCCGCCGCGCTGCGCCGCCAGGGGCTGGCGCATGTGCCGGAGGACCGGCTGCGATCCGGCCTGCTGCGCCGCTGGAGCGCCGCCGACAACGCGCTGATCGGCCATCAGCGCGACCCGGCCTGGCGGCGCCTCGGCCTGCTCTCGCCGCGCGCCATCGCCGCGCATGCGGCGCGGCTGATGCATGATTACGATGTCCGCCCGCGCGTCACCTGGCTGCGCGCCGGGCTGTTCTCCGGCGGCAACCAGCAGAAGCTGGTGCTGGGGCGGGAGATGGAGCGCGACCCGGCGGTGCTGCTGGTCGGCCAGCCGACGCGCGGCGTCGACATTGGCGGCATCGACGCCATCCACCGGCGCATCCTGGCCTGCCGCGCGGCGGGCAAGGCGGTGCTGCTGGTCTCCGTGGAGCTGGAGGAGATCCTGGCCCTGGCCGACCGTATCCTGGTGATGTTCGATGGCCGCGCGATGGGCGAACTGCCCGTGGCCGAGGCCGATGAGCGCCGCCTCGGCCTGATGATGGCCGGACTGGCGGCGGAGGCGGCATGA
- a CDS encoding BMP family protein, with translation MIRLLAAALLALLSLGAARAAEINPAVVYDMGGKFDRSFNEGVHNGAQAFTRDSGVSVREFEPQTDTQREQALRNFARRGMNPIIAVGFSQASAVRAVAAEFPQLRFVIIDAVVEAPNVQSVLFREEQGSYLAGMLAAMKSATGRIGFVGGMDVPLIRKFACGYVQGARAVNPRIEVLQNMTGSTPSAWADPVRGAELARSQIERGADVIFQAAGATGMGVLQAAADAGRFGIGVDSNQNHLHPGRVLTSMVKQLDVATRSALEAARHGSLQPGTRVLGIAEDGVGLAFDQNNASLVTREMRDRIDQARADIVAGRVSVHDYMSSNSCPD, from the coding sequence ATGATCCGCTTGCTCGCCGCGGCGCTGCTCGCGCTGCTCAGCCTCGGCGCCGCCCGCGCCGCCGAGATCAACCCCGCCGTGGTCTATGACATGGGCGGCAAGTTCGACCGCTCCTTCAACGAGGGCGTGCACAATGGCGCCCAGGCCTTCACCCGCGACAGCGGCGTTTCGGTGCGGGAGTTCGAGCCGCAGACCGACACCCAGCGGGAGCAGGCGCTGCGCAATTTCGCCCGCCGCGGCATGAACCCGATCATCGCGGTGGGCTTCAGCCAGGCCAGCGCGGTGCGCGCCGTGGCGGCCGAATTCCCGCAGCTGCGCTTCGTCATCATCGACGCGGTGGTCGAGGCGCCGAATGTCCAGTCGGTGCTGTTCCGCGAGGAGCAGGGCAGCTACCTGGCCGGCATGCTGGCGGCGATGAAGAGCGCGACGGGGCGCATCGGCTTCGTCGGCGGCATGGATGTGCCGCTGATCCGCAAATTCGCCTGCGGCTATGTGCAGGGCGCGCGCGCGGTCAATCCGCGCATCGAGGTGCTGCAGAACATGACCGGCTCCACCCCCTCCGCCTGGGCCGATCCGGTGCGCGGGGCGGAGCTCGCCCGCTCGCAGATCGAGCGCGGCGCCGATGTCATCTTCCAGGCCGCCGGCGCCACCGGCATGGGGGTGCTGCAGGCGGCGGCCGATGCCGGGCGCTTCGGCATCGGTGTCGATTCCAACCAGAACCACCTGCATCCGGGGCGGGTGCTGACCAGCATGGTCAAGCAGCTCGACGTCGCCACCCGCTCGGCGCTGGAGGCAGCGCGGCATGGCAGCCTGCAGCCCGGCACGCGGGTGCTCGGCATCGCCGAGGACGGGGTGGGGCTGGCCTTCGACCAGAACAACGCGTCGCTGGTGACGCGCGAGATGCGCGACCGCATCGACCAGGCGCGCGCCGACATCGTCGCCGGCCGGGTCAGCGTGCATGACTATATGAGCAGCAATTCCTGTCCCGATTGA
- a CDS encoding aminotransferase, with the protein MRANHLHDADKAHLVHQQTDLKGFAVDGPLLMAEGDGVYVTDTEGRRYIEGMAGLWCASLGFSEKRLAEAAYRQMLKLPYYHTFYGRGHGPSAELAERLAGLAPAGLNHVLFQCSGSESNDAAIKLIWYYNNVLGRPHKKKIIGRLRGYHGNTVASASLSGQPHMHADFDLPYGGRFHHISNPNYYRGHQEGESEEQFSARMAAELEALIAAEGADTIAAFFAEPVQGGGGALTPPRGYFEAIQPILQKHDILLVADEVICGFGRTGNMWGSETYGMRPDMLSCAKQLSASYQPISALLISDRIHDALLQGSERNGVLGHGYTYGGHPVACAVALETLKIYEERDILGHVRRVSPAFLGGLAGFAGHPMVGEVRGVGLIAGVELMADKATRTPFPAARKAALLVQRKAEAEGLILRAIGDRIAFSPPLIITEAEIAELCARFGRALDAAWAELSASAEPALA; encoded by the coding sequence ATGCGCGCCAATCATCTCCATGACGCCGACAAGGCGCATCTGGTCCATCAGCAGACCGATCTGAAGGGCTTCGCCGTCGATGGCCCGCTGCTGATGGCGGAAGGCGATGGCGTGTATGTGACCGACACCGAGGGCCGCCGCTACATCGAGGGCATGGCCGGGCTGTGGTGCGCCAGCCTCGGCTTCTCGGAGAAGCGCCTGGCCGAGGCCGCCTATCGCCAGATGCTGAAGCTGCCCTATTACCACACCTTCTATGGCCGCGGTCACGGCCCCTCGGCGGAACTCGCGGAACGCCTCGCCGGCCTGGCGCCGGCGGGGCTGAACCATGTGCTGTTCCAGTGCTCGGGCTCGGAGAGCAACGACGCCGCGATCAAGCTGATCTGGTACTACAACAACGTCCTCGGCCGGCCGCACAAAAAGAAAATCATCGGCCGCCTGCGCGGCTATCACGGCAACACCGTGGCCTCCGCCTCGCTTTCCGGCCAGCCGCACATGCATGCGGATTTCGACCTGCCCTATGGCGGGCGTTTCCACCACATCAGCAACCCCAACTACTATCGCGGCCACCAGGAGGGCGAGAGCGAGGAACAGTTTTCCGCCCGCATGGCGGCGGAGCTGGAGGCGCTGATCGCCGCCGAGGGCGCCGACACCATCGCTGCCTTCTTCGCCGAGCCGGTGCAGGGCGGCGGCGGCGCGCTGACGCCGCCGCGCGGCTATTTCGAGGCGATCCAGCCCATCCTGCAGAAGCACGACATCCTGCTGGTGGCCGATGAGGTGATCTGCGGCTTCGGCCGCACCGGCAATATGTGGGGCAGCGAGACCTACGGCATGCGGCCCGACATGCTCTCCTGCGCCAAGCAGCTCTCCGCCTCCTACCAGCCGATCTCGGCGCTGCTGATCTCCGACCGCATCCATGACGCGCTGCTGCAGGGCAGCGAGCGCAACGGCGTGCTCGGCCATGGCTACACCTATGGCGGCCATCCGGTGGCCTGCGCCGTCGCGCTCGAGACGCTGAAGATCTATGAGGAGCGCGACATCCTCGGCCATGTGCGCCGCGTCTCGCCCGCCTTCCTGGGCGGCCTCGCGGGCTTCGCCGGCCACCCGATGGTGGGCGAGGTGCGCGGCGTCGGCCTGATCGCCGGCGTCGAGCTGATGGCCGACAAGGCGACCCGCACCCCCTTCCCCGCCGCGCGAAAGGCCGCGCTGCTGGTGCAGCGCAAGGCCGAGGCCGAGGGGCTGATCCTGCGCGCCATCGGCGACCGCATCGCCTTCTCCCCGCCGCTGATCATCACCGAGGCGGAGATCGCCGAGCTCTGCGCCCGCTTCGGCCGCGCCCTCGACGCCGCCTGGGCGGAGCTGTCGGCCAGCGCCGAGCCCGCCTTGGCCTGA
- a CDS encoding cytochrome c family protein, producing the protein MRFFPVAAALLGAALLAPATAGAEEGDAARGRTLFQRQCQACHQALQPRHGVGPSLQGVVGRAAASAAGYNYSPALKASGLTWTPEVLQDFLGAPTTKVPGTRMIQRVAAEQDRRDILAFLAQQAAP; encoded by the coding sequence ATGCGCTTCTTCCCTGTCGCCGCCGCCCTGCTGGGCGCGGCGCTGCTCGCCCCCGCCACCGCCGGTGCCGAGGAGGGCGACGCCGCCCGCGGCCGCACCCTGTTCCAGCGCCAGTGCCAGGCCTGCCACCAGGCGCTCCAGCCGCGCCATGGCGTCGGCCCCTCGCTGCAGGGCGTGGTCGGCCGCGCCGCCGCCAGCGCCGCCGGCTACAACTACTCCCCCGCGCTGAAGGCCTCGGGCCTGACCTGGACGCCGGAGGTGCTGCAGGATTTCCTCGGCGCGCCCACCACGAAGGTGCCCGGCACCCGCATGATCCAGCGCGTCGCCGCCGAGCAGGACCGCCGCGACATCCTGGCCTTCCTGGCGCAGCAGGCCGCGCCTTAA
- the pbpC gene encoding penicillin-binding protein 1C translates to MSRLEQAAVVVTDRSGRTLSALPAPGGVWRLETRAQDVPPHFIDLLIAAEDARFRWHPGVDPLAIGRAALQWIRAGRVVSGGSTLSMQAARLLEPRPRNLRAKLIEAFRALQLEARHGKQGVLRIWLTLAPMGGNLEGVRAGALAWFGQEPRYLDPAQSALLVAIPRRPEALRPDRHPQAAEIARARLLRSRAAGAPGITAADHALLAESPVPRRRQAMPALAPHLSREARRQGETSTTLDAPLQRAVEEMLAEARQRLPDRASIAAVVADLRTREIRALDGGAWGEEARAGALDLTRAVRSPGSALKPLLYAQAFEAGLARPDTLLDDAPQRFGSYAPENFDHGFAGRISVADALRRSLNLPAVLLLDQLGPLRFATLLKRAGAPPRFPPVAEPTLPLALGGVGVTLRELVGASALLGDGGRAVPLRWTPDAAEEGSIVLAPAAAAQVAAILTRPFPGGGPAGIAWKTGTSWGGRDGWAIGFDGAHVAGVWVGRPDGAPIVAGSGEANGTHLALPLLARIFALLPASPRPAPPLAIRRPSTLAQAPSADRLRLVFPPAGAELNQGPMQLRAAGGQRPLTFLVDGAPLDSQAARRDTPWEPQGPGIYRITVLDAEGAAASAAVRVR, encoded by the coding sequence TTGTCCCGCCTGGAGCAGGCGGCGGTTGTCGTCACCGACCGTTCCGGCCGCACGCTCTCCGCCCTGCCGGCCCCTGGCGGCGTCTGGCGGCTGGAGACGCGGGCACAGGACGTACCCCCGCATTTCATCGACCTGCTGATCGCCGCCGAGGATGCCCGGTTCCGCTGGCACCCCGGGGTGGACCCGCTGGCGATCGGCCGCGCGGCGCTGCAGTGGATCCGCGCCGGCCGGGTGGTCTCGGGCGGCTCGACCCTGTCGATGCAGGCGGCGCGGCTGCTGGAGCCGCGGCCGCGGAACCTGCGCGCCAAGCTGATCGAGGCGTTCCGCGCGCTGCAGCTGGAGGCGCGCCATGGCAAGCAGGGCGTGCTGCGCATCTGGCTGACGCTGGCGCCGATGGGCGGCAATCTGGAGGGGGTGCGGGCCGGCGCGCTGGCCTGGTTCGGCCAGGAGCCGCGCTATCTGGATCCGGCGCAATCGGCGCTGCTGGTGGCGATCCCGCGCCGGCCGGAGGCGCTACGCCCGGACCGCCACCCGCAGGCGGCGGAGATCGCGCGCGCCCGTCTGCTGCGCAGCCGCGCCGCCGGCGCGCCCGGCATCACCGCGGCCGACCATGCGCTACTGGCCGAGAGCCCGGTGCCCCGGCGCCGCCAGGCCATGCCGGCGCTGGCGCCGCATCTGTCGCGCGAGGCACGCCGGCAGGGCGAGACCTCCACGACATTGGATGCACCGCTGCAGCGCGCCGTGGAGGAGATGCTGGCCGAGGCGCGGCAGCGGCTGCCCGACCGGGCCTCGATCGCCGCGGTGGTGGCCGATCTGCGCACGCGCGAGATCCGCGCGCTGGATGGCGGCGCCTGGGGCGAGGAGGCGCGGGCCGGGGCGCTGGACCTGACGCGGGCGGTGCGCTCGCCGGGCTCGGCGCTGAAGCCGCTGCTCTATGCCCAGGCTTTCGAGGCCGGGCTGGCGCGGCCGGACACGCTGCTGGACGATGCGCCGCAGCGCTTCGGCAGCTATGCGCCGGAGAATTTCGACCATGGCTTCGCCGGCCGCATCAGCGTGGCCGATGCGCTGCGGCGTTCGCTGAACCTGCCGGCGGTGCTGCTGCTGGACCAGCTGGGCCCGCTGCGCTTCGCCACGCTGCTGAAGCGGGCCGGCGCGCCGCCGCGTTTCCCGCCGGTCGCGGAACCGACCCTGCCGCTGGCGCTGGGCGGGGTCGGGGTGACGCTGCGCGAGCTGGTGGGGGCCAGCGCGCTGCTGGGCGATGGCGGCCGCGCCGTGCCGCTGCGCTGGACGCCGGATGCGGCGGAGGAGGGCAGCATCGTGCTGGCGCCGGCCGCCGCGGCGCAGGTGGCGGCGATCCTGACGCGGCCTTTCCCGGGCGGCGGGCCGGCGGGTATCGCCTGGAAGACCGGCACCTCCTGGGGCGGGCGGGATGGCTGGGCCATCGGCTTCGACGGGGCGCATGTGGCGGGGGTGTGGGTCGGGCGGCCGGATGGCGCGCCGATCGTCGCCGGCAGCGGCGAGGCGAATGGCACGCATCTGGCCCTGCCGCTGCTGGCACGGATTTTTGCCCTGTTGCCGGCCTCGCCCCGGCCGGCGCCGCCCCTGGCGATCCGGCGGCCTTCCACCCTGGCGCAGGCGCCCTCGGCGGACCGGCTGCGGCTGGTCTTCCCGCCGGCCGGGGCGGAGCTGAACCAGGGGCCGATGCAGCTGCGCGCCGCCGGCGGGCAGCGGCCGCTGACCTTCCTGGTGGATGGCGCGCCGCTGGACAGCCAGGCGGCGCGGCGCGACACGCCCTGGGAGCCGCAGGGGCCGGGGATCTACCGCATCACCGTGCTGGATGCCGAGGGGGCCGCGGCCAGCGCGGCGGTGCGGGTGCGCTGA